One stretch of Cohnella algarum DNA includes these proteins:
- a CDS encoding response regulator transcription factor — translation MMNVLLVDDEPWVIEGLRTMVNWRDFGFRICGEASSGSEAFSMIQELKPELVLTDIHMPAINGLELIKLANQKMESPPKFVILSGYDDFDYAITAMQQRVTEYLLKPFDEEEIETVLVRLRTKIQEELIAEQSRSRMQFLFTNNLLISLIQGEDNESLKLQAAQALLLQKDSKLRCVLVEGSGTSFALIGRVKKYFTQKPDRIFEDSAGRIGLILPDDEFPYCRVQELCVQLHRELEDQSSQPVIVTISGVLQGIGSIRELYLQALELNKCKRCQGRDGVYHYRGLRQGGKSHDHGKEKFKELTEIVTASRINMIDAAVEAALDSMLEGMLDLKEAIAHVADLELSLCRRIGEMNGDPDTLMRKLQGGHGSIDSFGSYSALKSYVLELCLEAADILARLEAKNENNTIFHVIQYVDREFRSKLQLQDLAKMFHMNSAYLGQLFKKETGKSFNDYLNEKRIEEAKQLLRRTQMKISEIALQVGYPNADYFIIKFECLTGVLPSAYKQNTAR, via the coding sequence ATGATGAATGTGCTTTTGGTGGATGACGAGCCGTGGGTAATTGAGGGGCTTCGCACGATGGTGAATTGGAGGGATTTCGGTTTCCGGATATGCGGCGAGGCTTCGAGCGGCTCCGAAGCATTCAGTATGATTCAAGAGCTTAAACCGGAGCTGGTACTGACGGATATCCATATGCCGGCGATCAATGGATTGGAGCTGATTAAGCTGGCGAACCAGAAAATGGAATCTCCACCTAAGTTCGTCATATTGAGTGGTTACGATGATTTCGATTATGCGATTACCGCAATGCAGCAGCGGGTCACGGAGTATTTGCTCAAACCATTCGACGAAGAGGAAATTGAGACCGTCCTAGTGCGCTTGCGCACGAAAATCCAAGAGGAGCTTATAGCGGAGCAAAGCCGAAGCCGCATGCAATTTTTGTTTACCAACAATCTATTGATCAGCTTAATACAAGGCGAAGACAACGAGTCGCTTAAGCTACAGGCTGCCCAGGCCCTTCTTCTGCAAAAGGATTCAAAGCTGCGGTGCGTTTTGGTTGAAGGTTCCGGGACATCCTTTGCTCTGATCGGACGGGTGAAGAAATATTTCACGCAGAAACCCGATCGTATATTCGAGGACAGCGCGGGGAGGATCGGGTTGATTTTGCCTGATGATGAATTCCCCTATTGCCGGGTACAGGAGCTTTGCGTACAACTCCACAGGGAGCTTGAGGACCAGTCAAGCCAGCCGGTCATCGTGACGATCAGCGGCGTTCTTCAGGGGATCGGGTCGATTCGAGAACTGTACTTGCAGGCATTGGAGTTAAATAAATGCAAGCGCTGTCAGGGTAGAGACGGGGTGTATCATTATAGGGGTTTACGGCAGGGCGGAAAATCGCATGATCACGGAAAGGAGAAATTCAAGGAACTTACGGAGATCGTCACGGCGTCCCGAATCAACATGATTGATGCTGCTGTTGAAGCCGCTCTGGACTCCATGTTGGAAGGCATGCTTGATTTGAAAGAAGCCATTGCCCATGTGGCCGACCTGGAATTAAGTCTTTGCAGGCGGATCGGAGAAATGAACGGGGATCCGGATACTTTGATGAGAAAGCTTCAGGGCGGGCATGGCAGCATCGACAGTTTCGGGAGCTATTCAGCTTTGAAATCATATGTCCTTGAACTTTGCTTGGAGGCGGCCGACATCCTGGCAAGGCTTGAGGCCAAGAACGAGAATAATACGATTTTCCATGTGATTCAATATGTGGACCGGGAATTCCGCAGCAAGCTTCAGTTGCAGGATCTGGCCAAAATGTTTCATATGAACTCCGCTTATTTGGGCCAGTTGTTTAAAAAAGAGACAGGCAAGTCGTTTAACGACTATTTGAACGAGAAAAGAATCGAGGAAGCAAAGCAATTGCTAAGACGCACCCAAATGAAAATTTCGGAGATTGCGCTTCAGGTCGGATATCCGAATGCGGACTATTTTATCATCAAATTCGAATGCCTAACAGGAGTGCTGCCTTCGGCGTACAAGCAGAATACCGCGAGGTAG
- a CDS encoding phosphotransferase family protein, with protein sequence MNGCTVERVRISPGESYVFKPLAEGGNSREAWAYEHVRPSLPGLFPRLIARSADGISGQGWLLFEDLGPLSHRFNEGTAAALIGQIARWHALPTASFGIRSRQGPKPTIGEMAEALRQNEEEWVPYLEEFRWPKASMRSLIAEALELERSESVVFSHGDLHLGNYAMTAGGIRVLDWEHAHLNSRHWDLFHVLDLSHPLFPKTMNPGMRDRLLERYLDAAEAFGPPSDRTRFRREYYVFSSVFSLWLLLLIERDLRREDGVWPADKLEEQRLETLENLRQCLASFIILSYVKKS encoded by the coding sequence TTGAACGGCTGCACGGTGGAGAGAGTTCGCATCTCCCCCGGCGAGAGCTACGTGTTCAAACCGCTGGCCGAAGGCGGGAATAGCCGGGAAGCTTGGGCGTACGAGCATGTGCGCCCCTCGCTTCCCGGCCTTTTTCCGCGGCTGATCGCGCGCTCGGCTGACGGGATTTCCGGACAGGGCTGGTTGTTGTTCGAAGATTTGGGGCCGCTTTCGCACCGTTTCAACGAAGGGACGGCTGCCGCCTTGATCGGGCAAATCGCCCGTTGGCACGCCTTGCCGACGGCATCGTTCGGCATCCGGTCCCGGCAGGGGCCGAAGCCGACGATCGGCGAAATGGCGGAAGCGTTGCGGCAGAACGAGGAGGAATGGGTGCCTTATCTTGAGGAATTCCGCTGGCCGAAAGCGAGCATGCGCAGCTTGATCGCCGAAGCCCTCGAGCTGGAGAGGTCCGAATCCGTCGTGTTTTCGCACGGGGATCTGCATTTGGGCAATTACGCGATGACGGCGGGCGGGATCAGGGTGCTCGATTGGGAGCACGCGCATTTGAACAGCCGGCATTGGGACCTGTTTCACGTTCTCGATTTGTCCCATCCGTTATTTCCGAAAACGATGAATCCCGGCATGCGCGACCGTTTGCTCGAACGGTATCTGGATGCCGCCGAAGCGTTCGGCCCCCCGTCCGACAGGACTCGTTTCCGGCGGGAATATTACGTTTTTTCGTCCGTTTTTTCGTTGTGGCTGCTGCTTTTGATCGAACGCGACCTGCGCCGCGAGGACGGAGTCTGGCCGGCGGATAAGCTTGAGGAGCAGCGTCTGGAAACGCTGGAAAACCTGCGTCAATGCTTGGCGTCGTTCATCATTTTGTCATATGTGAAAAAAAGTTGA
- a CDS encoding cytochrome C oxidase subunit II, whose translation MYKRILPALIVVACLFGVYLLATGLPERPKEEELAEGQEMLKISATNFSFDQTEYRVKAGTTYVLSYSNKLGNHGAEIADLNINLTKDNPRAEVTFDTPGEYEMHCSIMCGQGHGDMVAKIIVE comes from the coding sequence ATGTACAAGAGGATTTTGCCAGCCTTGATTGTGGTCGCCTGTCTGTTCGGCGTTTATTTGTTGGCGACGGGATTGCCCGAACGACCGAAGGAAGAGGAGCTTGCGGAAGGACAGGAAATGCTGAAAATCTCCGCGACCAACTTTAGTTTCGATCAGACGGAATACCGCGTGAAAGCGGGTACCACGTACGTCCTCAGCTATTCGAACAAACTCGGCAACCACGGCGCGGAAATCGCCGATCTGAACATCAACCTGACGAAGGACAACCCGAGGGCGGAAGTGACGTTCGATACGCCGGGAGAATACGAAATGCATTGCTCGATCATGTGCGGGCAAGGTCACGGCGACATGGTAGCCAAGATCATTGTAGAGTAA
- a CDS encoding DUF86 domain-containing protein: protein MYYVNRKGIESRLACIPELAEAIRELSGSWSGSTVQGLAQERVLHLALEIATDVGNALIDGFMMRDASSYEDIIEVIAGEGVISGTLAEFLRSLVGLRKPLVQDYDSWPRHKLHPLARELPEQMLAFAEEIKTYLRRELDPWEKSGS from the coding sequence ATGTATTACGTGAACCGCAAAGGAATCGAGAGCCGTCTCGCCTGCATTCCCGAGCTTGCCGAAGCCATTCGCGAGTTGAGCGGCTCGTGGTCCGGTTCGACTGTGCAGGGATTGGCGCAGGAGCGGGTTTTGCACCTGGCGCTGGAAATCGCCACCGACGTCGGCAACGCGCTGATCGACGGTTTCATGATGCGCGACGCCAGCAGCTACGAGGACATTATCGAAGTCATTGCCGGCGAAGGCGTCATTTCCGGAACGCTGGCCGAGTTTTTGCGTTCCCTTGTCGGCTTGCGCAAGCCGCTCGTCCAGGATTACGACAGCTGGCCGAGGCATAAGCTTCACCCGCTCGCCCGAGAGCTTCCGGAGCAGATGCTCGCCTTCGCGGAGGAGATCAAGACGTATTTGCGCCGCGAGCTCGACCCGTGGGAAAAGAGCGGGAGCTGA
- the phoU gene encoding phosphate signaling complex protein PhoU — MTMRAEFDQGLNEMQTLLAQMGEQVEKALADSMDALVKRDAAQAKRVVNEDLELNRLEERVMERGAKLIATQQPVAKDLRRILAGFKIAADLERMGDLSVDIAKTVLRLDGETLIKPLIDLPRMAAIARTMIRDSIRSYTEENVELAYKMAKDDDRVDALYGQMFRELSSLMVENPKWIGQATLLGFVGRYCERIADYATNIGESTVYIATGTRPDLNG, encoded by the coding sequence GTGACGATGCGCGCGGAGTTCGACCAAGGCTTGAACGAAATGCAGACGCTGCTCGCCCAAATGGGCGAACAGGTGGAGAAGGCGCTGGCCGATTCGATGGATGCGCTGGTGAAGCGCGACGCGGCCCAAGCGAAAAGGGTCGTAAACGAGGATTTGGAGCTCAACCGGCTGGAAGAGCGGGTGATGGAGCGGGGCGCGAAGCTGATCGCGACGCAGCAGCCGGTAGCGAAGGATCTTCGCCGCATATTGGCGGGCTTCAAAATTGCCGCCGACCTGGAGCGGATGGGGGATTTGTCCGTGGATATCGCGAAGACGGTGCTGCGGCTGGACGGGGAGACGCTCATCAAGCCGCTGATCGACTTGCCGCGCATGGCGGCTATCGCCCGAACGATGATTCGCGATTCGATCCGGTCGTACACGGAAGAGAATGTCGAGCTCGCCTACAAGATGGCCAAGGACGACGATCGGGTCGATGCGCTGTACGGCCAGATGTTTCGGGAGCTGTCGTCGCTGATGGTCGAGAACCCGAAATGGATCGGGCAGGCGACGCTGCTCGGATTCGTCGGGCGCTATTGCGAACGGATTGCGGACTATGCGACCAACATCGGCGAGAGCACGGTATACATCGCAACCGGCACGCGGCCGGACTTGAACGGCTGA
- a CDS encoding pyridoxal phosphate-dependent aminotransferase, whose product MSKEHVAQRVRDIPPSGIRAFFELAEENNRDTISLGIGEPDFVTPEHVRAACIRALNEGKTKYTPNAGLYELREEIASYMHDGFGLRYEPANEVLVTVGTSEAVDLALRTCVEPGDEVLIHTPCYIAYSPIAHLHGAKVVEVKTSAEERFKLTARALAESLTPRSKALVVNFPNNPTGAVMTEEDWRPVAELAVRHDMIVISDEVYAELTYGARHASIASLPGMKERTIVINGFSKAFAMTGWRIGYACGGRELIGGMLKIHQYTAMCAPVLGQIAAVESLRNGLEAKETMKAAFDERRRMFVKGLREIGLPCHEPEGAFYVFPSIAHTGLDSGRFARLLLKEAGVAVVPGHAFGTGGEGHIRCSYAVSGQLVAEALERLKRFARVPERASFR is encoded by the coding sequence ATGAGCAAGGAACATGTGGCGCAGCGCGTTCGGGACATTCCGCCTTCCGGGATTCGCGCCTTTTTCGAACTGGCCGAGGAAAATAATCGGGATACGATCTCGCTCGGGATCGGAGAACCGGATTTCGTTACGCCTGAACACGTCCGGGCGGCCTGCATTCGCGCCTTGAACGAAGGAAAAACGAAGTACACCCCGAATGCCGGCTTGTATGAGCTGCGGGAGGAAATCGCTTCGTATATGCACGATGGATTCGGTCTCCGTTATGAACCCGCTAACGAGGTGCTCGTCACGGTCGGAACGAGCGAAGCGGTCGATCTGGCGCTTCGGACGTGCGTGGAGCCGGGCGACGAGGTTCTCATCCATACTCCCTGTTATATCGCCTATTCGCCCATTGCCCATCTACACGGCGCCAAAGTCGTCGAAGTGAAGACATCCGCGGAAGAGCGGTTCAAGCTGACCGCGCGGGCGCTGGCCGAGTCCTTGACGCCTCGCTCGAAGGCGCTTGTCGTCAATTTCCCGAACAACCCGACAGGCGCGGTGATGACGGAAGAAGATTGGCGACCGGTTGCCGAGCTGGCCGTACGGCACGATATGATCGTCATTTCGGACGAAGTTTATGCCGAGCTGACTTACGGAGCGCGGCATGCAAGCATCGCTTCGCTTCCGGGCATGAAAGAGCGAACGATCGTCATCAACGGATTTTCCAAAGCGTTCGCGATGACGGGATGGCGGATCGGCTATGCCTGCGGCGGCCGGGAGTTGATCGGCGGCATGCTCAAAATCCATCAATACACGGCGATGTGCGCGCCCGTTCTCGGACAAATCGCCGCCGTCGAATCGCTCCGGAACGGGCTGGAAGCGAAGGAAACGATGAAGGCCGCGTTCGACGAGCGCAGGCGGATGTTCGTCAAAGGCTTGCGTGAAATCGGGCTGCCGTGCCATGAACCGGAGGGCGCCTTTTATGTCTTCCCTTCGATTGCGCATACAGGGCTGGACTCCGGGCGTTTCGCCCGGCTGCTTCTTAAGGAAGCGGGAGTCGCGGTCGTTCCGGGCCATGCTTTCGGAACGGGAGGAGAAGGCCATATCCGAT
- a CDS encoding Dabb family protein gives MITHIVLFKLKDRSPESVAKTAQVLRDMEGKIDELLSIEVGIDVLHSERSYDIALTTKHASMEALQAYQVHPVHKKVIEHMSEVRESSVSVDYES, from the coding sequence ATGATTACGCATATCGTTCTGTTCAAATTGAAGGACCGCAGCCCGGAGTCCGTGGCGAAAACGGCGCAGGTGCTGCGCGACATGGAAGGAAAAATCGACGAGCTGCTTTCGATCGAAGTCGGCATCGACGTGCTGCATTCGGAGCGTTCGTACGATATCGCGCTTACGACCAAGCACGCTTCGATGGAGGCGCTGCAGGCGTATCAGGTGCACCCCGTACATAAAAAAGTGATCGAGCACATGTCGGAGGTAAGGGAGTCCTCCGTCAGCGTCGATTACGAAAGCTGA